A portion of the Patescibacteria group bacterium genome contains these proteins:
- a CDS encoding glyceraldehyde 3-phosphate dehydrogenase NAD-binding domain-containing protein, which translates to MNTPTKIRVAINGFGRIGRAFLKVAFSPERLADIEIVAINDLGDIKNFAYLLKYDTAYRGSGLDVQVGVVSATGLHSPLAGQPALFVNGREIAFVSEKDPAKLPWGKLGVDVVVECTGLFTSFEKAKVHLDAGAKRVVISAPAKDEAPAAASVANASAGAAKVVGETVLMAMNEEKLAACQISSNASCTTNAGSPLLAILDEALGIEKALLNTVHGYTASQALVDGPSKKDFREGRAAAQNIVPSSTGAAIAVTKIMTHLKGLFDGVSMRVPVVTGSIVDVTFVSSRSTTAEEVNGFLKKAAVDPRWKGIFTVTEEPLVSSDVIGNPHASIADLAFTRVVGGNLVKVMAWYDNEMGYTYTLVDHVVKAGRLVK; encoded by the coding sequence ATGAATACACCAACAAAAATACGAGTCGCAATCAACGGTTTCGGCCGTATCGGCAGAGCCTTTTTGAAGGTGGCTTTTTCACCGGAACGCCTTGCTGACATCGAGATTGTGGCGATCAACGACCTTGGTGATATCAAGAACTTTGCCTACTTGCTCAAGTACGACACGGCGTATCGCGGCAGCGGATTGGATGTTCAGGTCGGTGTGGTGAGCGCGACTGGTTTGCATTCGCCGCTGGCGGGCCAGCCAGCACTATTTGTGAATGGTCGCGAGATCGCTTTTGTGAGCGAAAAAGATCCTGCGAAATTGCCTTGGGGCAAGCTCGGTGTGGATGTGGTGGTGGAGTGCACGGGACTTTTTACCAGCTTCGAGAAGGCGAAGGTGCATCTAGATGCGGGAGCGAAACGTGTGGTGATTTCGGCGCCGGCGAAGGATGAGGCTCCGGCAGCCGCGAGTGTTGCAAACGCTAGTGCCGGTGCCGCGAAAGTTGTTGGCGAGACGGTATTGATGGCGATGAACGAAGAGAAGCTCGCAGCCTGCCAGATCTCTTCGAACGCATCGTGTACTACGAATGCCGGCTCCCCTCTGTTGGCGATTTTGGACGAGGCGCTCGGTATTGAAAAAGCTCTGCTCAATACGGTGCATGGCTACACCGCCAGCCAGGCTTTGGTGGACGGGCCGAGCAAGAAAGATTTTCGGGAGGGGCGCGCCGCCGCGCAGAATATCGTGCCGTCTTCGACCGGCGCTGCTATCGCGGTGACCAAGATCATGACCCATTTGAAGGGGTTGTTTGATGGTGTCTCGATGCGTGTGCCGGTAGTGACCGGCTCTATCGTGGATGTGACATTTGTCTCCAGCCGATCGACCACCGCAGAAGAGGTGAACGGGTTTTTGAAAAAAGCCGCTGTCGACCCGCGCTGGAAGGGTATTTTTACTGTCACCGAAGAGCCGCTCGTGTCCAGCGATGTCATCGGCAACCCGCATGCCTCCATCGCTGATCTCGCTTTCACTCGCGTTGTGGGCGGCAATCTCGTGAAGGTTATGGCGTGGTATGACAACGAGATGGGGTACACCTATACCCTTGTTGATCATGTGGTGAAAGCGGGGAGGTTGGTGAAGTAG
- a CDS encoding type II toxin-antitoxin system PemK/MazF family toxin, with protein MPQKDFDRWNEKKKYIHGKEYIPFFHEREVWWCSLGLNVGYEQDGGEGFERPMLVVKKFNKDVFWALPFTTSHKQNQYHFPIFGEEGSVIILSQLRLMSSKRLERYVYKMSEEHFREVILRVQRFFPSL; from the coding sequence ATGCCTCAAAAAGATTTCGATAGGTGGAATGAGAAGAAAAAATACATCCACGGAAAAGAATACATCCCGTTTTTTCATGAGCGTGAGGTGTGGTGGTGCTCGCTTGGTTTGAATGTCGGATACGAACAGGATGGCGGCGAGGGTTTCGAGCGTCCAATGTTGGTCGTAAAGAAATTTAATAAGGACGTGTTTTGGGCACTGCCATTCACGACATCTCATAAGCAAAATCAGTATCACTTTCCAATATTTGGTGAAGAAGGATCCGTCATTATCCTTTCTCAGCTCCGATTGATGAGTTCTAAGCGATTGGAGCGGTATGTTTATAAAATGTCAGAAGAACATTTTAGGGAAGTAATTCTTCGTGTCCAACGATTCTTTCCAAGCCTGTAG